The following coding sequences lie in one Microvirga sp. 17 mud 1-3 genomic window:
- a CDS encoding YHYH domain-containing protein has translation MKCLGAALLILATLGTAYAHPGGLDRNGCHHDRKAGGYHCHR, from the coding sequence ATGAAATGTCTCGGGGCAGCCCTTCTCATCCTGGCCACTCTCGGTACCGCCTATGCCCATCCCGGCGGGCTCGACCGGAACGGATGTCATCATGACCGGAAGGCAGGCGGCTACCATTGCCATCGATGA
- a CDS encoding sensor domain-containing diguanylate cyclase yields MFVVPPPPANENARLEFLHACGIMDTPRDERFDRVTRLAARFYQADVAFLGFIDERYQWMKSATSDGVAPWIERDKSVCQIVIASGEPLVFGDMRTDPRLDGHPVVPYLPFRFYAGVPLLTEDGAAVASLCVLKRDAQDASQVDLGALTDLGAVAMDELELWRHNRELAHLAETCALTGLRNGRGFDTALDRAVLRARRIVTPLSLLLIDLDYFKLLNDARGHQAGDDVLRVFGRILGSAVRRPDDVAARYGGEEFALILPDTDKAGATDVARSIRKAVAEAAMPHPHGVGERVTASVGIVVSDPSAALDSETLIARADTALYRAKQSGRDCCVVDE; encoded by the coding sequence GTGTTCGTCGTACCTCCGCCGCCGGCCAATGAAAACGCGCGGCTCGAATTTCTCCATGCCTGCGGAATCATGGATACGCCCAGGGACGAGCGCTTCGACCGGGTGACGCGCCTTGCCGCCCGCTTCTATCAAGCGGATGTCGCCTTCCTGGGCTTTATCGACGAGCGCTACCAGTGGATGAAGTCCGCGACCTCTGATGGCGTTGCGCCCTGGATCGAGCGGGACAAGAGCGTCTGCCAGATCGTGATCGCGTCCGGCGAGCCGCTCGTTTTCGGCGACATGAGAACGGATCCGCGGCTCGATGGACACCCCGTTGTCCCTTACCTTCCGTTCCGCTTCTATGCCGGCGTGCCTTTGTTGACGGAGGATGGCGCGGCCGTTGCGTCCCTGTGTGTGCTCAAGCGTGACGCGCAGGACGCCTCGCAGGTGGACCTTGGCGCGCTGACCGATCTCGGCGCGGTGGCGATGGACGAGCTCGAGCTGTGGCGGCACAACCGCGAACTCGCTCACCTTGCCGAGACCTGTGCGCTCACGGGCCTCCGGAACGGCAGAGGCTTCGACACGGCCCTCGATCGTGCCGTCCTGAGGGCCAGAAGGATCGTGACGCCGCTCTCGCTCCTGCTCATCGACCTGGATTATTTCAAACTCCTGAACGACGCGCGGGGCCATCAGGCAGGGGACGACGTGCTGCGGGTTTTCGGCCGCATTCTGGGATCCGCTGTTCGTCGGCCTGACGACGTGGCCGCCCGTTATGGCGGCGAGGAATTCGCGCTGATCCTTCCGGACACCGACAAGGCCGGCGCCACGGACGTCGCCCGCTCGATCCGAAAGGCCGTCGCGGAAGCCGCCATGCCACACCCTCACGGAGTGGGCGAGCGGGTGACGGCGAGTGTCGGGATCGTCGTGTCGGATCCAAGCGCCGCACTCGACTCCGAGACGCT
- a CDS encoding NADPH-dependent FMN reductase, whose protein sequence is MHLLALSGSLRAGSLNTGALRALQKLAPEGVAVALYDGIGALPHFNHDVEMSALPESVVELRRQVAAADGVVIACPEYAHGIPGSFKNALDWLVGMPDFPGKPVMLINTSPRASHAQAALREVLTTMSARLVPEADVAVELRNRSADEPEIAQALRTGLAAFVEACGSEGHS, encoded by the coding sequence ATGCACCTCCTCGCCCTCTCCGGCAGCCTGCGCGCGGGCTCGCTTAACACCGGCGCATTGCGTGCGCTGCAGAAGCTTGCGCCGGAGGGTGTCGCAGTTGCGCTGTATGACGGCATCGGCGCCCTGCCCCATTTCAACCATGACGTGGAGATGAGCGCGTTGCCGGAGAGCGTCGTGGAGCTGCGGCGGCAGGTGGCGGCGGCGGATGGGGTGGTGATCGCCTGTCCCGAATATGCGCACGGCATTCCGGGCAGCTTCAAGAACGCGCTCGATTGGCTCGTCGGCATGCCGGACTTTCCGGGCAAGCCCGTGATGCTCATCAACACGTCGCCCCGCGCCTCGCATGCCCAGGCCGCCTTGCGGGAAGTGCTTACCACCATGTCGGCACGGCTCGTGCCGGAGGCGGACGTGGCGGTGGAGCTGCGCAACAGAAGTGCTGACGAACCGGAGATTGCGCAGGCCCTGCGGACCGGCCTCGCAGCCTTCGTCGAGGCGTGTGGGAGCGAAGGCCACTCCTGA